One genomic segment of Nocardia spumae includes these proteins:
- a CDS encoding iron chaperone codes for MTARTTTGKNTSAPGFSADERAAMKEHARELKTAARRGSRATKADGEQDVLAKIAEMADSDRALAERVHAVITAEAPTLSPKLWYGMPAYAKDGKVVCFFRSAEKFKSRYATLGFEDKAELDDGTMWPTSFAITSMTAAHEARIGELVRKAAGDSAQNS; via the coding sequence ATGACCGCCCGTACCACCACCGGTAAGAACACATCCGCGCCGGGCTTCAGCGCGGACGAACGCGCCGCGATGAAAGAGCATGCCCGAGAGCTGAAAACGGCTGCCCGCCGCGGCTCCCGTGCCACCAAGGCCGACGGCGAGCAGGACGTCCTGGCCAAAATCGCCGAGATGGCCGACTCCGATCGCGCCCTCGCCGAACGGGTCCATGCCGTCATCACCGCCGAGGCGCCGACGCTGTCTCCGAAACTCTGGTACGGCATGCCGGCCTACGCCAAGGACGGCAAAGTCGTGTGCTTCTTCCGAAGCGCGGAGAAATTCAAGTCGCGCTACGCGACGCTGGGCTTCGAGGACAAGGCGGAACTCGACGACGGCACCATGTGGCCGACCTCGTTCGCCATCACGAGCATGACTGCCGCGCACGAGGCGCGCATCGGCGAACTCGTGCGGAAGGCCGCCGGCGACAGCGCCCAGAACTCCTGA
- a CDS encoding nuclear transport factor 2 family protein, with protein sequence MDTHVTDALHRLCRGTASWDRELLASALTADAELDPRRSAAAWSAHGPRLIGRDTIADILLGIVRGRVDTTHAITESSVTFDGGRARLRALVDIRHRLIADHSVEAHLVYRCIAEVVPADTRWALRRSEFETVHHSGDPTEIYCRAPVIRPRRPRTP encoded by the coding sequence ATGGACACGCACGTGACCGATGCGCTGCACCGGCTCTGCCGCGGCACCGCGTCGTGGGACCGCGAACTACTCGCATCGGCGCTCACCGCGGACGCCGAACTGGACCCCCGCCGGTCCGCAGCGGCCTGGTCGGCACACGGTCCGCGCCTGATCGGCCGCGACACCATCGCCGACATCCTGCTGGGGATCGTCCGCGGCCGGGTGGACACCACCCATGCCATCACCGAATCCTCGGTGACCTTCGACGGCGGTCGCGCGCGGCTGCGAGCGCTGGTCGACATCCGACATCGGCTGATCGCGGACCACAGCGTCGAGGCACATCTCGTCTACCGGTGCATCGCCGAGGTGGTCCCCGCGGATACTCGATGGGCGCTGCGTCGCAGCGAATTCGAAACGGTCCACCACAGCGGCGATCCCACCGAAATCTATTGCCGCGCACCGGTTATCCGCCCCAGGCGGCCGCGCACCCCGTAA
- a CDS encoding LysR family transcriptional regulator produces the protein MLERFELEAFLTLSEELHFSRTAARLRVTPGRISQTIKKLERQVGSPLFERTSRHVALTDLGQRLRDDLLPGYRQIELAVETATALGRGIHGVLRVGFTAAWSGNLILRATDRFRARHPGCTVELREVTYRAFRESLLCGEIDLTLAETGLVEDDPGFVIGPTVFSRPRVLAVPAGHPLAARDSVSVEDLASAPLILPEGIPEVVLDAHFPRHTPAGRPIPRGPIAAGWQEMLSLIGAGRGVTLTCDWATDYYARPDVAFIPFDDAGPVDQALIRSAARDTVAIRIFTDIVLAQAGTDAGS, from the coding sequence ATGCTCGAACGGTTCGAACTGGAGGCGTTCCTGACGCTGTCCGAGGAACTGCATTTCAGCCGGACCGCCGCCCGGCTGCGAGTCACCCCGGGCCGGATCAGCCAGACCATCAAGAAGCTGGAACGTCAGGTCGGCAGTCCGCTGTTCGAACGCACCAGTCGCCACGTCGCGCTGACGGACCTGGGACAGCGATTACGTGACGATCTCCTGCCGGGCTACCGGCAGATAGAACTGGCGGTCGAGACCGCCACCGCTCTCGGGCGCGGTATCCACGGGGTGCTGCGGGTCGGGTTCACCGCGGCGTGGAGCGGTAATTTGATCCTGCGCGCGACGGACCGGTTCCGGGCCCGGCATCCCGGCTGCACCGTCGAGCTCCGTGAGGTGACCTATCGCGCGTTCCGGGAATCCCTGCTGTGCGGTGAGATCGATCTGACGTTGGCGGAAACCGGTCTGGTCGAGGACGATCCCGGATTCGTCATCGGCCCGACCGTGTTCTCCCGGCCGCGAGTTCTCGCGGTTCCGGCCGGTCATCCGCTCGCCGCGCGCGACAGCGTCTCGGTCGAGGATCTCGCCTCCGCGCCGTTGATCCTGCCCGAGGGAATTCCCGAAGTCGTGCTCGACGCCCACTTCCCGCGGCACACACCCGCGGGCCGCCCGATTCCGCGCGGCCCGATCGCCGCCGGCTGGCAGGAGATGCTGTCGCTGATCGGCGCGGGCCGAGGGGTCACCCTGACCTGTGACTGGGCCACCGACTACTACGCCCGTCCGGATGTGGCCTTCATCCCGTTCGACGACGCCGGACCCGTCGACCAGGCATTGATCAGGTCGGCGGCCCGCGACACCGTCGCGATCCGAATCTTCACCGACATCGTCCTCGCGCAGGCCGGGACCGACGCGGGTTCCTGA
- a CDS encoding nitroreductase family deazaflavin-dependent oxidoreductase, translating into MAGLFANALRVHQWVYEKSDGYVGHRLLFGNPTLLLRTVGRKTGQPRTSALTYAQDGADFLVTASNGGSPRPPGWLANVKAAPECEIQVGHRRIPVIARATYPADADYARRWALVDEVNKGRYTEYQKKTDRPIAVVVLSPR; encoded by the coding sequence ATGGCCGGACTGTTCGCGAACGCGTTGCGGGTGCATCAGTGGGTGTACGAGAAATCCGATGGGTACGTGGGGCATCGGCTGCTGTTCGGGAATCCGACACTGCTCCTGCGGACCGTGGGGCGCAAGACCGGACAGCCGCGGACCAGCGCGCTGACCTACGCGCAGGACGGGGCGGACTTTCTGGTGACGGCGTCCAACGGCGGGTCGCCGCGACCGCCGGGATGGCTGGCGAATGTGAAGGCCGCGCCGGAGTGCGAGATACAGGTCGGGCATCGGCGGATTCCGGTGATCGCGCGGGCGACCTATCCCGCCGACGCCGACTACGCACGCCGGTGGGCACTGGTCGACGAGGTCAACAAGGGTCGCTACACGGAGTATCAGAAGAAGACCGATCGGCCGATCGCGGTCGTCGTCCTCAGCCCTCGGTAG
- a CDS encoding nitrilase-related carbon-nitrogen hydrolase — protein sequence MVKPYGAVGLVPTIRGAHCRADIGRNLDHLEDLAHGALWLSALDVPVRLLLIPEGALQGFTDEALDMDPKEFAHDHAIEIPGPETDRLAALARSMNVYIMAQAKARHEDWDDLFFNVGIVIDPRGDIILKHYKMTALAACERSTSPHDLFDWWIEKYGRTLQAFWPTVDTEIGCLGVMMAMEGNFPENGRGLALNGAEVVYRASLPNPFVQRDVLEISSRARALENNFFVLSPNIGPIYMGADSTTPVDAGGGNSLFVDYMGRVIGRQRDSNGSTYIGATIDIEALRYHRESAKVTNWVKDIRTEAAQLIYENPIYPKNLYLDEAPGNHEWYQKQVIDQQVRKLQDSGIWRRSAYRD from the coding sequence ATGGTGAAGCCCTATGGCGCGGTGGGATTGGTACCCACGATTCGCGGAGCACATTGCCGGGCTGACATCGGCCGAAATCTCGACCATCTCGAGGATCTCGCGCACGGTGCGTTGTGGCTGTCGGCCCTGGACGTCCCGGTGCGCCTGCTGCTGATCCCGGAGGGCGCGCTGCAGGGGTTCACCGACGAGGCGCTCGACATGGACCCGAAGGAATTCGCGCACGACCATGCGATCGAGATTCCGGGACCGGAAACCGATCGCCTCGCCGCTTTGGCCCGGTCGATGAATGTCTACATCATGGCGCAGGCCAAGGCCCGTCACGAGGACTGGGACGACCTGTTCTTCAACGTGGGAATCGTCATCGATCCGCGCGGCGACATCATCCTCAAGCATTACAAGATGACCGCGCTGGCGGCCTGTGAGCGGTCGACGTCGCCGCACGATCTCTTCGACTGGTGGATCGAGAAGTACGGCCGCACGCTGCAGGCGTTCTGGCCGACGGTCGACACCGAAATCGGTTGTCTCGGTGTGATGATGGCAATGGAGGGCAATTTCCCGGAGAACGGCCGCGGGCTCGCGCTCAACGGCGCCGAGGTCGTATACCGAGCCTCGCTGCCGAATCCGTTCGTGCAGCGTGATGTCCTGGAGATCTCGAGCCGGGCGCGGGCGCTGGAGAACAACTTCTTCGTCCTGAGTCCGAACATCGGCCCGATCTACATGGGCGCCGATTCGACGACTCCGGTCGACGCCGGTGGCGGCAACTCGTTGTTCGTCGATTACATGGGCCGGGTCATCGGCCGCCAGCGCGACAGCAACGGCTCGACCTACATCGGCGCCACCATCGATATCGAGGCGCTTCGCTATCACCGGGAGTCGGCCAAGGTCACCAACTGGGTCAAAGACATTCGCACCGAGGCGGCGCAGCTGATCTACGAGAATCCGATCTATCCGAAGAACCTGTATCTGGACGAGGCGCCGGGCAACCACGAGTGGTACCAGAAGCAGGTGATCGACCAGCAGGTGCGCAAGCTTCAGGACAGCGGGATCTGGCGCCGCTCGGCCTACCGCGACTGA
- a CDS encoding FAD-dependent oxidoreductase — protein MDIAVVGAGLAGALLTQGLRQAGLPATLFEREPADRHSQGYRIHLEPEGDLALRECLPPELYERVLATAGVRGSGVRVLDPQLRVVHEMLVPDPPDVERTGRHLTVDRQTLRRIMLSGIDVHYGAAFSGYELLDDGRVRVRFSDGTVTEADLLVGADGTHSRVRAYLLPDAEVIETGQSEIFGKTPLTDEVRALTPAAAMDSFTTVVGDDGRFVPLAAHRFRSGGEDYVMWVVVAPKPMFPIDLTRADGRTLLEVAAKMVADWHPNIAAVIGLGDPASVAATTIRTANPVPHWETGPVTLAGDAIHTMIPAGISAAVALKDAARLCRAITRRTGSLREAVRAYEIDMLDYGFAAVAASRNRGSS, from the coding sequence ATGGATATTGCAGTAGTCGGCGCCGGCCTCGCCGGAGCATTGCTGACCCAGGGCCTGCGGCAAGCCGGCCTTCCCGCGACACTGTTCGAACGCGAGCCGGCGGATCGGCACAGCCAGGGCTATCGCATCCACCTGGAACCGGAAGGTGACCTCGCACTGCGCGAATGCCTGCCCCCGGAGCTCTACGAGCGCGTACTCGCCACCGCCGGCGTTCGCGGCTCCGGCGTGCGGGTGCTGGATCCTCAGCTGCGAGTCGTGCACGAGATGCTGGTGCCGGACCCGCCGGATGTGGAGCGCACCGGCCGCCACCTGACCGTCGATCGGCAGACGCTGCGCCGGATCATGCTGTCCGGCATCGATGTTCACTACGGTGCGGCGTTCTCCGGGTACGAACTGCTCGACGACGGACGGGTGCGAGTTCGGTTCTCCGACGGCACCGTCACCGAAGCCGATCTGCTGGTCGGCGCCGACGGCACTCACTCGCGCGTCCGTGCGTACCTGCTGCCCGACGCCGAGGTGATCGAAACCGGCCAGTCGGAGATCTTCGGCAAGACACCGCTCACCGACGAGGTGCGCGCGCTGACACCCGCGGCCGCCATGGACAGCTTCACCACCGTCGTCGGCGACGACGGCCGGTTCGTTCCGCTGGCGGCGCACCGATTCCGCTCCGGCGGTGAGGATTACGTGATGTGGGTGGTGGTCGCACCGAAGCCGATGTTCCCCATCGACCTCACCCGCGCCGATGGGCGGACACTGCTCGAGGTGGCCGCGAAGATGGTCGCGGACTGGCATCCGAATATCGCCGCCGTCATCGGCCTGGGCGATCCGGCCAGTGTCGCGGCGACCACGATACGGACCGCGAATCCGGTGCCGCACTGGGAAACCGGGCCCGTCACCCTGGCCGGCGACGCGATCCACACCATGATTCCGGCCGGAATCAGCGCCGCGGTGGCGCTGAAGGACGCCGCGCGACTGTGCCGGGCGATCACCCGGCGGACCGGATCGCTGCGAGAGGCCGTGCGCGCCTACGAGATCGATATGCTCGACTACGGTTTCGCCGCGGTCGCCGCATCGCGGAACCGGGGGTCGTCCTGA
- a CDS encoding IclR family transcriptional regulator, which produces MTLILDMFEHRSTRLSLVEICNHSGLPRSTAHRILEQLVKLHWLEHTPSGYCLGRRSLGLGGYDGQHGEIREAAADYLHDLQLRTGMVVHLAALEGADEIYLDKLGGPFARTLESRVGFRSLAHHTTGGRAMLAWLPPEEVESLLARRLANPATARGWDLAGLYRELNRIRQNRGLSFDRGEWTNIMVGRMLPSVATAIRGPQGPVAAICLCGETNFATMERLAPLVADAATRTARVLFPEAARRHGVPGQRGTLARPIASSPRSA; this is translated from the coding sequence ATGACGCTCATCCTCGACATGTTCGAGCATCGATCGACGCGGCTGAGCTTGGTGGAGATCTGCAATCACAGCGGACTTCCCCGCTCGACCGCGCATCGCATCCTGGAGCAACTGGTCAAGCTGCACTGGCTCGAACACACCCCGTCGGGATATTGCCTGGGCCGGCGCTCCCTCGGCCTCGGCGGCTACGACGGACAGCACGGCGAGATCCGCGAAGCGGCCGCCGACTATCTGCACGATCTGCAGTTGCGGACCGGCATGGTGGTCCATCTGGCCGCGCTCGAAGGCGCCGACGAGATCTACCTCGACAAGCTCGGTGGCCCGTTCGCCCGGACCCTCGAATCCCGGGTGGGATTTCGCAGTCTCGCCCACCACACCACCGGCGGCCGGGCCATGCTGGCGTGGTTACCGCCGGAGGAGGTCGAGTCGCTGCTCGCGCGGCGGCTGGCCAACCCGGCCACCGCGCGAGGCTGGGACCTGGCGGGACTGTATCGGGAACTGAACCGGATCCGGCAGAATCGCGGCCTGTCCTTCGACCGGGGCGAATGGACCAACATCATGGTCGGCCGCATGCTGCCGAGTGTGGCCACGGCGATCCGCGGGCCGCAGGGACCGGTGGCGGCGATCTGCCTGTGCGGGGAAACGAATTTCGCCACCATGGAACGGCTCGCGCCGCTGGTGGCGGACGCGGCGACACGCACCGCCCGCGTTCTGTTCCCCGAGGCGGCGCGCCGGCACGGCGTGCCGGGGCAGCGCGGCACCCTCGCCCGGCCCATCGCATCCTCGCCACGGTCGGCATGA
- a CDS encoding MFS transporter has protein sequence MVLLGVLLVAMAISGTAVALPSIGADLHTAGSALNWVVAGYNLAFAVCTLVCGSLADIVGRRRVFSWCAAAFALGSLGCSAGPSIGVVDLGRIISGIGGAGVMAAGGAILAHTYSGPALTRAFALMGTMAGIGIAVGPTLSGVLIESLGWRGSFGVYTAVGAVLFVGARGLAESHAPGPHRIDRIGIATFVVGLSAVMVAVLEGPERGWADPIVITAATIGAVVLIAFALSQTRVEAPLLDPALMRNRRFVGWVLATLTTSVGFLGVLVYLPTYLQSVADMSTAAAGLTMLLLTGPVLILPVLAAALVNSGVAPRLLLALALGAVGLGNLWLSTLPVHVSAATLAGPLLCIGAGMGVTFGISDGQAMRLIAEQQTGMAAGFLNMIRGAAEALVIAAFSALLLSILAAKLGTVDAVTTAAGHLNPAHFSEQAAAFSWSWEITQYVIAAVCLALSAATLVLTRPTPEPGEPLQN, from the coding sequence GTGGTCCTGCTCGGAGTCTTGCTCGTCGCGATGGCCATCTCCGGCACCGCTGTGGCGCTGCCAAGCATCGGCGCCGATCTACACACTGCGGGATCGGCCTTGAACTGGGTTGTCGCCGGCTACAATCTCGCTTTCGCGGTCTGCACTCTGGTCTGCGGATCGCTCGCCGATATCGTGGGTCGGCGACGTGTGTTCTCCTGGTGTGCAGCGGCATTCGCTCTGGGCTCGCTCGGTTGCTCGGCAGGGCCGAGTATCGGCGTGGTCGACCTGGGCCGGATCATCAGCGGTATAGGCGGCGCCGGTGTCATGGCAGCCGGTGGAGCCATTCTTGCTCACACCTACAGTGGACCGGCGCTCACGCGTGCCTTCGCGTTGATGGGCACGATGGCCGGAATCGGGATCGCGGTCGGCCCGACACTTTCCGGCGTGCTGATCGAATCGCTGGGCTGGCGGGGCAGTTTCGGCGTCTATACCGCGGTCGGAGCGGTCCTGTTCGTCGGCGCCCGCGGCCTCGCCGAATCCCACGCCCCCGGACCGCATCGCATCGACCGCATCGGGATCGCGACATTCGTCGTGGGCTTGTCGGCTGTCATGGTCGCGGTACTCGAAGGCCCCGAGCGTGGCTGGGCCGATCCGATCGTCATCACAGCCGCAACCATCGGCGCTGTCGTTCTGATCGCGTTCGCCCTGTCACAGACGCGAGTCGAGGCGCCGTTGCTCGATCCGGCGCTGATGCGAAACCGCCGATTCGTCGGCTGGGTCCTCGCTACTCTGACCACATCCGTGGGGTTCCTCGGTGTGCTGGTCTACTTGCCGACATACCTGCAGAGCGTCGCAGATATGAGCACCGCCGCCGCCGGGCTGACAATGCTGCTACTCACCGGGCCGGTGCTGATCCTGCCCGTCCTCGCCGCCGCGCTGGTCAACTCCGGCGTGGCACCGCGACTGCTGCTGGCACTCGCTCTCGGTGCCGTCGGTCTCGGCAACCTCTGGTTGAGCACGCTGCCGGTCCACGTCTCCGCCGCCACTTTGGCCGGCCCCTTGTTGTGCATCGGCGCCGGAATGGGCGTCACCTTCGGCATCAGCGACGGTCAAGCCATGCGCCTGATCGCCGAACAACAGACCGGGATGGCCGCCGGATTCCTCAATATGATCAGGGGAGCCGCCGAAGCACTGGTGATCGCGGCCTTCTCCGCACTCCTTTTGTCGATACTCGCCGCCAAACTGGGTACTGTCGATGCCGTCACCACCGCCGCCGGCCACCTGAACCCCGCCCACTTCAGCGAGCAAGCCGCCGCATTCAGCTGGTCCTGGGAGATCACGCAATACGTTATCGCCGCGGTGTGCCTGGCACTGTCGGCTGCCACGCTGGTCCTTACCCGGCCCACACCGGAACCCGGTGAACCCCTCCAGAACTGA
- a CDS encoding VOC family protein, with product MSLTTTTHLNFRGDARAALEFYRRVFGGDLAVVTYADAGNAARESEADQVLWGQVHSTDGFHVMAYDVPASLPYDQGRNASFVSVRGETVEEITGYWDALAADSTVVVPLGPSGWARAYGMVRDRFGVVWVLDVVSDYSA from the coding sequence GTGTCCCTCACGACCACGACCCATCTGAACTTCCGCGGCGACGCCCGAGCGGCGCTGGAGTTCTACCGTCGCGTCTTCGGCGGCGACCTCGCCGTCGTCACCTACGCCGACGCCGGAAACGCCGCCCGGGAGTCCGAAGCCGATCAGGTGCTGTGGGGTCAGGTCCACAGCACCGACGGCTTCCACGTCATGGCCTACGACGTGCCCGCGTCGCTGCCCTACGATCAGGGCCGGAACGCGTCGTTCGTCTCCGTGCGCGGTGAAACCGTCGAGGAGATCACCGGCTACTGGGACGCGCTCGCCGCCGATTCGACGGTCGTGGTCCCCCTCGGCCCGTCCGGTTGGGCGCGCGCCTACGGAATGGTCCGCGACCGCTTCGGGGTCGTCTGGGTCCTCGACGTGGTCAGCGACTACAGCGCCTAG
- a CDS encoding class I adenylate-forming enzyme family protein: MTATSDPRADLAAVTHRLTGPGGRFELVEEDVLGARMPVLRHRRRAVAQLLAESVAFGDRDYLVTEDRRLSYREHAHAAAALAAALREEFGVGRGDRVAILAANTIEWVVTFWAAQSLGAIVVGLNGWWVPREIDYGLRSSEPVVVVADAKRANLLAEIDSPAAVLTMEADLPRLIAAYAGAEPQVPDVAEDDPSVILFTSGTSGKPKAALHSQRNLLAVTGYFEYTDALAAAFTGATVEAGAPLDLRCLLTSPLFHIASLHNLVVPRLATGSAVIMPQGGFDADRILRLIERERVTNWGAVPTMASRLLEHGDVRRYDTSSLTAFALASAPSSPAFKQRLREEIPFAADALVDSYGLTECSTAVAVATPMDLAAAPGTLGRPIITVALEIRDADGHPVPPGVEGEVFVRSPFVMLGYWRDPEATAAAIDAERWLRTGDFGVVEDGRLRLTGRRSDLILRGGENIYPVEIEQCLDEHPDVVECAIVGEPHPDLGQRVAAVVVVAAGSTVSEADLREFAGARLSYFKVPESWRITTEPLPRNVTGKLIRARIEA; the protein is encoded by the coding sequence ATGACCGCGACCTCCGATCCCCGCGCCGATCTCGCCGCCGTGACGCACCGCCTGACCGGGCCCGGCGGCCGGTTCGAACTCGTCGAGGAGGATGTGCTCGGCGCCCGGATGCCGGTACTGCGCCACCGGCGGCGGGCGGTCGCCCAGCTGCTCGCCGAATCGGTCGCCTTCGGCGATCGGGACTATCTCGTCACCGAGGACCGGCGCCTTTCCTATCGCGAACATGCCCACGCCGCAGCGGCTTTGGCGGCGGCGCTGCGCGAGGAGTTCGGTGTCGGACGTGGCGACCGGGTCGCGATACTCGCCGCCAACACGATCGAGTGGGTGGTCACGTTCTGGGCGGCGCAGAGTCTCGGCGCGATCGTGGTCGGGCTCAACGGCTGGTGGGTCCCGCGGGAAATCGACTACGGTCTGCGATCGAGCGAACCGGTGGTGGTCGTCGCGGACGCCAAGCGGGCGAACCTGCTGGCCGAGATCGACTCCCCGGCAGCGGTTCTGACCATGGAAGCGGATCTGCCCCGCCTGATCGCGGCCTACGCCGGCGCCGAACCACAGGTGCCCGATGTCGCCGAGGACGACCCCTCGGTGATCCTGTTCACCAGCGGAACCAGCGGAAAACCCAAGGCGGCCTTACATTCCCAGCGCAATCTGCTGGCCGTCACCGGATACTTCGAATACACCGACGCGCTCGCCGCGGCATTCACCGGCGCGACGGTCGAAGCGGGTGCGCCGCTGGATCTGCGCTGCCTGCTCACCTCTCCCCTGTTCCACATCGCGAGCCTGCACAATCTGGTGGTCCCGCGGCTGGCGACCGGCAGCGCGGTGATCATGCCGCAGGGCGGATTCGACGCCGACCGGATCCTGCGCCTGATCGAGCGAGAGCGGGTGACCAATTGGGGTGCGGTACCGACCATGGCATCGCGCCTGCTCGAGCACGGCGATGTCCGGCGCTACGACACCTCCTCGCTCACCGCGTTCGCGCTGGCGTCGGCGCCCTCGTCTCCGGCGTTCAAACAGCGCCTCCGCGAGGAGATTCCGTTCGCGGCCGATGCGCTGGTCGACAGCTACGGACTCACCGAATGCAGTACGGCCGTCGCCGTCGCCACCCCGATGGATCTCGCCGCGGCGCCCGGCACCCTCGGCCGGCCGATCATCACTGTCGCACTGGAGATCCGCGACGCCGACGGCCACCCGGTGCCCCCTGGCGTCGAGGGCGAGGTCTTCGTCCGCAGCCCGTTCGTCATGCTCGGCTACTGGCGCGATCCGGAGGCCACCGCCGCCGCGATCGACGCCGAACGCTGGTTGCGCACCGGAGATTTCGGTGTCGTGGAGGATGGCCGGCTGCGCCTCACCGGGCGCCGCTCGGACCTGATCCTGCGCGGTGGCGAGAACATCTACCCCGTCGAGATCGAGCAGTGCCTCGACGAACATCCCGATGTGGTCGAATGCGCGATCGTCGGCGAACCCCATCCCGATCTGGGCCAGCGGGTCGCCGCCGTCGTGGTCGTCGCCGCCGGATCGACGGTGTCGGAGGCCGATCTCCGCGAGTTCGCCGGCGCGCGACTGTCCTATTTCAAAGTGCCGGAGAGCTGGCGGATCACCACGGAACCGTTGCCGCGCAACGTGACCGGCAAACTGATCCGCGCGCGGATCGAGGCGTGA
- a CDS encoding helix-turn-helix transcriptional regulator: MPKTSARLLALLSLLQARRDWPGALLAQRLEVSARTVRRDIDRLRDLGYPIATTKGPDGGYRLGAGAEMPPLLFDDEQAVALTVALRTAAASGAGIAEAAVRALNTVRQVLPARLRHRVDVFDLTAVERPRPPVDAQVLLVLGAAVHACEVLRFDYESPSGPAGAPPRRVEPHHLVIRGGRWYLVAWDLDREDWRTFRADRLVPRIPTGPRFTPREIPGGEVAAFVAARFRGAEGTGDWPCRGEVIVAVPAAEVVPFAGDGIVEELGAHRCRLTLGSWSWPALATAIGRFDADIDVVGPPELRDAFADLARRCARAATGEHSSA, encoded by the coding sequence ATGCCGAAGACCTCCGCGCGACTGCTGGCCCTGCTGTCGTTGCTGCAGGCGCGCCGGGATTGGCCGGGCGCGCTGCTGGCACAGCGACTCGAGGTCAGCGCGCGCACCGTGCGCCGCGATATCGACCGCCTTCGCGACCTCGGCTATCCGATCGCGACCACCAAGGGACCGGACGGCGGCTACCGGCTGGGGGCGGGCGCCGAGATGCCGCCGTTGCTGTTCGACGATGAGCAGGCCGTCGCCCTCACCGTCGCACTGCGGACCGCCGCGGCGAGCGGCGCCGGGATCGCGGAGGCCGCCGTCCGCGCGCTGAACACGGTCCGCCAGGTCCTGCCCGCGCGGCTGCGCCATCGGGTCGACGTCTTCGACCTCACCGCTGTCGAGCGGCCGCGTCCGCCGGTCGACGCGCAGGTGCTGCTGGTGCTCGGCGCCGCCGTGCACGCGTGCGAGGTGCTGCGCTTCGACTACGAGTCGCCGTCGGGCCCGGCCGGGGCGCCACCGCGCCGAGTCGAACCTCACCACCTCGTGATCCGGGGCGGGCGCTGGTATCTCGTCGCCTGGGATCTCGACCGCGAGGATTGGCGAACCTTTCGCGCCGACCGGCTGGTCCCGCGCATCCCGACCGGACCACGTTTCACCCCGCGCGAGATTCCCGGCGGCGAGGTGGCCGCCTTCGTCGCGGCCCGTTTCCGTGGCGCCGAGGGCACCGGCGACTGGCCCTGTCGCGGTGAGGTGATCGTGGCTGTGCCGGCGGCCGAGGTCGTGCCGTTCGCCGGTGACGGCATCGTCGAGGAACTCGGTGCGCACCGGTGCCGGCTCACCCTCGGTTCCTGGTCGTGGCCGGCGCTGGCGACCGCCATCGGCAGATTCGACGCCGATATCGACGTCGTCGGCCCGCCGGAACTGAGGGATGCGTTCGCCGACCTGGCCCGGCGCTGCGCCCGTGCCGCGACCGGCGAGCACTCGTCGGCGTGA